From Coffea arabica cultivar ET-39 chromosome 9c, Coffea Arabica ET-39 HiFi, whole genome shotgun sequence, one genomic window encodes:
- the LOC140004267 gene encoding acetyl-CoA acetyltransferase 1-like isoform X1: MAYATTDNSIQPRDVCIVGVARTPMGGFLGSLSSLSATKLGSIAIQSALKRANVDPSLVQEVFFGNVLSANLGQAPARQAALGAGLPYSVICTTINKVCASGMKATMLAAESIQSGTNDVVVAGGMESMSNAPKYLPQARLGSRIGHDTIVDGMLKDGLWDVYNDFGMGVCGELCADQHNISREEQDSYAIRSFERGIAAQKSGAFTWEIAPVKISGVKGKQPLVIDKDEGLGKFDAYKLRKLPPSFKQNGGTVTAGNASIISDGAAALVLVSGEKALKLGLKVIAKIKGYADAAQAPELFTTAPALAIPKAISSSGLEQSQIDYYEINEAFSVVALVNQKLLNIDPEKLNAHGGAVALGHPLGCSGARILITLLGVMREKIGKFGVASVCNGGGGASALVMELMPFTRVVRSSL, translated from the exons ATGGCCTATGCTACAACTGATAACTCTATTCAACCGAGAG ATGTTTGCATTGTTGGAGTTGCCAGAACTCCAATGGGTGGATTTCTTGGCTCCCTTTCTTCTTTGTCTGCAACAAAGCTCGGCTCTATAGCTATTCAAT CTGCTCTAAAGAGGGCAAATGTTGATCCATCTCTTGTACAAGAAGTCTTTTTTGGAAATGTTCTTAGTGCAAATTTAGGCCAAGCTCCAGCAAGACAGGCTGCATTAGGGGCTGGGTTACCATACTCGGTAATTTGCACGACCATTAACAAAGTGTGTGCTTCAGGAATGAAAG CAACAATGCTTGCAGCGGAGAGTATACAATCGGGTACAAATGATGTGGTGGTTGCTGGTGGCATGGAAAGCATGTCTAATGCACCAAAATATTTGCCACAAGCAAG GTTGGGTTCTCGGATTGGGCATGACACCATTGTTGATGGCATGCTTAAAGATGGCCTGTGGGATGTTTACAATGATTTCGGAATGGGAGTATGTGGAGAATTGTGTGCTGACCAACACAATATTTCAAGAGAAGAGCAA GACTCTTATGCTATTCGAAGTTTTGAGCGTGGAATTGCTGCACAAAAAAGTGGTGCTTTTACATGGGAAATAGCTCCA GTCAAAATTTCTGGGGTAAAGGGGAAACAACCCCTCGTAATTGATAAAGATGAAGGTTTAGGGAAG TTTGATGCTTATAAATTGAGAAAGCTTCCACCAAGTTTTAAGCAGAATGGAGGTACTGTTACTGCTGGGAATGCTTCTATCATAAG CGATGGGGCTGCTGCATTAGTTCTAGTGAGTGGAGAGAAGGCACTTAAGCTTGGACTAAAAGTTATTGCTAAGATCAAAGGATATGCTGATGCAGCACAg GCACCTGAGCTATTTACAACTGCTCCAGCTCTTGCAATACCTAAAGCAATATCAAGCTCTGGCTTGGAGCAATCTCAAATTGATTATTATGAAATCAATGAGGCATTTTCT GTTGTGGCTCTTGTCAACCAGAAGCTGCTCAATATCGACCCG GAAAAACTTAATGCACATGGTGGAGCTGTGGCTTTGGGACATCCATTGGGCTGCAGTGGAGCTCGCATCCTAATTACATTGCTGGGG GTTATGAGAGAGAAAATTGGCAAGTTTGGGGTTGCTTCAGTCTGCAATGGGGGAGGAGGAGCATCTGCCTTAGTTATGGAGCTCAT GCCATTTACAAGGGTGGTGCGCTCCTCGCTTTAA
- the LOC140004267 gene encoding acetyl-CoA acetyltransferase 2-like isoform X2, protein MAYATTDNSIQPRDVCIVGVARTPMGGFLGSLSSLSATKLGSIAIQSALKRANVDPSLVQEVFFGNVLSANLGQAPARQAALGAGLPYSVICTTINKVCASGMKATMLAAESIQSGTNDVVVAGGMESMSNAPKYLPQARLGSRIGHDTIVDGMLKDGLWDVYNDFGMGVCGELCADQHNISREEQDSYAIRSFERGIAAQKSGAFTWEIAPVKISGVKGKQPLVIDKDEGLGKFDAYKLRKLPPSFKQNGGTVTAGNASIISDGAAALVLVSGEKALKLGLKVIAKIKGYADAAQAPELFTTAPALAIPKAISSSGLEQSQIDYYEINEAFSVVALVNQKLLNIDPEKLNAHGGAVALGHPLGCSGARILITLLGVMREKIGKFGVASVCNGGGGASALVMELIYQCPNFSPRH, encoded by the exons ATGGCCTATGCTACAACTGATAACTCTATTCAACCGAGAG ATGTTTGCATTGTTGGAGTTGCCAGAACTCCAATGGGTGGATTTCTTGGCTCCCTTTCTTCTTTGTCTGCAACAAAGCTCGGCTCTATAGCTATTCAAT CTGCTCTAAAGAGGGCAAATGTTGATCCATCTCTTGTACAAGAAGTCTTTTTTGGAAATGTTCTTAGTGCAAATTTAGGCCAAGCTCCAGCAAGACAGGCTGCATTAGGGGCTGGGTTACCATACTCGGTAATTTGCACGACCATTAACAAAGTGTGTGCTTCAGGAATGAAAG CAACAATGCTTGCAGCGGAGAGTATACAATCGGGTACAAATGATGTGGTGGTTGCTGGTGGCATGGAAAGCATGTCTAATGCACCAAAATATTTGCCACAAGCAAG GTTGGGTTCTCGGATTGGGCATGACACCATTGTTGATGGCATGCTTAAAGATGGCCTGTGGGATGTTTACAATGATTTCGGAATGGGAGTATGTGGAGAATTGTGTGCTGACCAACACAATATTTCAAGAGAAGAGCAA GACTCTTATGCTATTCGAAGTTTTGAGCGTGGAATTGCTGCACAAAAAAGTGGTGCTTTTACATGGGAAATAGCTCCA GTCAAAATTTCTGGGGTAAAGGGGAAACAACCCCTCGTAATTGATAAAGATGAAGGTTTAGGGAAG TTTGATGCTTATAAATTGAGAAAGCTTCCACCAAGTTTTAAGCAGAATGGAGGTACTGTTACTGCTGGGAATGCTTCTATCATAAG CGATGGGGCTGCTGCATTAGTTCTAGTGAGTGGAGAGAAGGCACTTAAGCTTGGACTAAAAGTTATTGCTAAGATCAAAGGATATGCTGATGCAGCACAg GCACCTGAGCTATTTACAACTGCTCCAGCTCTTGCAATACCTAAAGCAATATCAAGCTCTGGCTTGGAGCAATCTCAAATTGATTATTATGAAATCAATGAGGCATTTTCT GTTGTGGCTCTTGTCAACCAGAAGCTGCTCAATATCGACCCG GAAAAACTTAATGCACATGGTGGAGCTGTGGCTTTGGGACATCCATTGGGCTGCAGTGGAGCTCGCATCCTAATTACATTGCTGGGG GTTATGAGAGAGAAAATTGGCAAGTTTGGGGTTGCTTCAGTCTGCAATGGGGGAGGAGGAGCATCTGCCTTAGTTATGGAGCTCAT ATACCAGTGTCCCAATTTTTCTCCTAGACATTGA
- the LOC140004267 gene encoding acetyl-CoA acetyltransferase 1-like isoform X3 has translation MAYATTDNSIQPRDVCIVGVARTPMGGFLGSLSSLSATKLGSIAIQSALKRANVDPSLVQEVFFGNVLSANLGQAPARQAALGAGLPYSVICTTINKVCASGMKATMLAAESIQSGTNDVVVAGGMESMSNAPKYLPQARLGSRIGHDTIVDGMLKDGLWDVYNDFGMGVCGELCADQHNISREEQDSYAIRSFERGIAAQKSGAFTWEIAPFDAYKLRKLPPSFKQNGGTVTAGNASIISDGAAALVLVSGEKALKLGLKVIAKIKGYADAAQAPELFTTAPALAIPKAISSSGLEQSQIDYYEINEAFSVVALVNQKLLNIDPEKLNAHGGAVALGHPLGCSGARILITLLGVMREKIGKFGVASVCNGGGGASALVMELMPFTRVVRSSL, from the exons ATGGCCTATGCTACAACTGATAACTCTATTCAACCGAGAG ATGTTTGCATTGTTGGAGTTGCCAGAACTCCAATGGGTGGATTTCTTGGCTCCCTTTCTTCTTTGTCTGCAACAAAGCTCGGCTCTATAGCTATTCAAT CTGCTCTAAAGAGGGCAAATGTTGATCCATCTCTTGTACAAGAAGTCTTTTTTGGAAATGTTCTTAGTGCAAATTTAGGCCAAGCTCCAGCAAGACAGGCTGCATTAGGGGCTGGGTTACCATACTCGGTAATTTGCACGACCATTAACAAAGTGTGTGCTTCAGGAATGAAAG CAACAATGCTTGCAGCGGAGAGTATACAATCGGGTACAAATGATGTGGTGGTTGCTGGTGGCATGGAAAGCATGTCTAATGCACCAAAATATTTGCCACAAGCAAG GTTGGGTTCTCGGATTGGGCATGACACCATTGTTGATGGCATGCTTAAAGATGGCCTGTGGGATGTTTACAATGATTTCGGAATGGGAGTATGTGGAGAATTGTGTGCTGACCAACACAATATTTCAAGAGAAGAGCAA GACTCTTATGCTATTCGAAGTTTTGAGCGTGGAATTGCTGCACAAAAAAGTGGTGCTTTTACATGGGAAATAGCTCCA TTTGATGCTTATAAATTGAGAAAGCTTCCACCAAGTTTTAAGCAGAATGGAGGTACTGTTACTGCTGGGAATGCTTCTATCATAAG CGATGGGGCTGCTGCATTAGTTCTAGTGAGTGGAGAGAAGGCACTTAAGCTTGGACTAAAAGTTATTGCTAAGATCAAAGGATATGCTGATGCAGCACAg GCACCTGAGCTATTTACAACTGCTCCAGCTCTTGCAATACCTAAAGCAATATCAAGCTCTGGCTTGGAGCAATCTCAAATTGATTATTATGAAATCAATGAGGCATTTTCT GTTGTGGCTCTTGTCAACCAGAAGCTGCTCAATATCGACCCG GAAAAACTTAATGCACATGGTGGAGCTGTGGCTTTGGGACATCCATTGGGCTGCAGTGGAGCTCGCATCCTAATTACATTGCTGGGG GTTATGAGAGAGAAAATTGGCAAGTTTGGGGTTGCTTCAGTCTGCAATGGGGGAGGAGGAGCATCTGCCTTAGTTATGGAGCTCAT GCCATTTACAAGGGTGGTGCGCTCCTCGCTTTAA
- the LOC140004267 gene encoding acetyl-CoA acetyltransferase 1-like isoform X5, whose amino-acid sequence MAYATTDNSIQPRDVCIVGVARTPMGGFLGSLSSLSATKLGSIAIQSALKRANVDPSLVQEVFFGNVLSANLGQAPARQAALGAGLPYSVICTTINKVCASGMKATMLAAESIQSGTNDVVVAGGMESMSNAPKYLPQARLGSRIGHDTIVDGMLKDGLWDVYNDFGMGVCGELCADQHNISREEQDSYAIRSFERGIAAQKSGAFTWEIAPVKISGVKGKQPLVIDKDEGLGKFDAYKLRKLPPSFKQNGGTVTAGNASIISDGAAALVLVSGEKALKLGLKVIAKIKGYADAAQAPELFTTAPALAIPKAISSSGLEQSQIDYYEINEAFSLCL is encoded by the exons ATGGCCTATGCTACAACTGATAACTCTATTCAACCGAGAG ATGTTTGCATTGTTGGAGTTGCCAGAACTCCAATGGGTGGATTTCTTGGCTCCCTTTCTTCTTTGTCTGCAACAAAGCTCGGCTCTATAGCTATTCAAT CTGCTCTAAAGAGGGCAAATGTTGATCCATCTCTTGTACAAGAAGTCTTTTTTGGAAATGTTCTTAGTGCAAATTTAGGCCAAGCTCCAGCAAGACAGGCTGCATTAGGGGCTGGGTTACCATACTCGGTAATTTGCACGACCATTAACAAAGTGTGTGCTTCAGGAATGAAAG CAACAATGCTTGCAGCGGAGAGTATACAATCGGGTACAAATGATGTGGTGGTTGCTGGTGGCATGGAAAGCATGTCTAATGCACCAAAATATTTGCCACAAGCAAG GTTGGGTTCTCGGATTGGGCATGACACCATTGTTGATGGCATGCTTAAAGATGGCCTGTGGGATGTTTACAATGATTTCGGAATGGGAGTATGTGGAGAATTGTGTGCTGACCAACACAATATTTCAAGAGAAGAGCAA GACTCTTATGCTATTCGAAGTTTTGAGCGTGGAATTGCTGCACAAAAAAGTGGTGCTTTTACATGGGAAATAGCTCCA GTCAAAATTTCTGGGGTAAAGGGGAAACAACCCCTCGTAATTGATAAAGATGAAGGTTTAGGGAAG TTTGATGCTTATAAATTGAGAAAGCTTCCACCAAGTTTTAAGCAGAATGGAGGTACTGTTACTGCTGGGAATGCTTCTATCATAAG CGATGGGGCTGCTGCATTAGTTCTAGTGAGTGGAGAGAAGGCACTTAAGCTTGGACTAAAAGTTATTGCTAAGATCAAAGGATATGCTGATGCAGCACAg GCACCTGAGCTATTTACAACTGCTCCAGCTCTTGCAATACCTAAAGCAATATCAAGCTCTGGCTTGGAGCAATCTCAAATTGATTATTATGAAATCAATGAGGCATTTTCT CTTTGTTTGTGA
- the LOC140004267 gene encoding acetyl-CoA acetyltransferase 1-like isoform X4: MYARLITALKRANVDPSLVQEVFFGNVLSANLGQAPARQAALGAGLPYSVICTTINKVCASGMKATMLAAESIQSGTNDVVVAGGMESMSNAPKYLPQARLGSRIGHDTIVDGMLKDGLWDVYNDFGMGVCGELCADQHNISREEQDSYAIRSFERGIAAQKSGAFTWEIAPVKISGVKGKQPLVIDKDEGLGKFDAYKLRKLPPSFKQNGGTVTAGNASIISDGAAALVLVSGEKALKLGLKVIAKIKGYADAAQAPELFTTAPALAIPKAISSSGLEQSQIDYYEINEAFSVVALVNQKLLNIDPEKLNAHGGAVALGHPLGCSGARILITLLGVMREKIGKFGVASVCNGGGGASALVMELMPFTRVVRSSL, encoded by the exons ATGTACGCAAGACTAATCA CTGCTCTAAAGAGGGCAAATGTTGATCCATCTCTTGTACAAGAAGTCTTTTTTGGAAATGTTCTTAGTGCAAATTTAGGCCAAGCTCCAGCAAGACAGGCTGCATTAGGGGCTGGGTTACCATACTCGGTAATTTGCACGACCATTAACAAAGTGTGTGCTTCAGGAATGAAAG CAACAATGCTTGCAGCGGAGAGTATACAATCGGGTACAAATGATGTGGTGGTTGCTGGTGGCATGGAAAGCATGTCTAATGCACCAAAATATTTGCCACAAGCAAG GTTGGGTTCTCGGATTGGGCATGACACCATTGTTGATGGCATGCTTAAAGATGGCCTGTGGGATGTTTACAATGATTTCGGAATGGGAGTATGTGGAGAATTGTGTGCTGACCAACACAATATTTCAAGAGAAGAGCAA GACTCTTATGCTATTCGAAGTTTTGAGCGTGGAATTGCTGCACAAAAAAGTGGTGCTTTTACATGGGAAATAGCTCCA GTCAAAATTTCTGGGGTAAAGGGGAAACAACCCCTCGTAATTGATAAAGATGAAGGTTTAGGGAAG TTTGATGCTTATAAATTGAGAAAGCTTCCACCAAGTTTTAAGCAGAATGGAGGTACTGTTACTGCTGGGAATGCTTCTATCATAAG CGATGGGGCTGCTGCATTAGTTCTAGTGAGTGGAGAGAAGGCACTTAAGCTTGGACTAAAAGTTATTGCTAAGATCAAAGGATATGCTGATGCAGCACAg GCACCTGAGCTATTTACAACTGCTCCAGCTCTTGCAATACCTAAAGCAATATCAAGCTCTGGCTTGGAGCAATCTCAAATTGATTATTATGAAATCAATGAGGCATTTTCT GTTGTGGCTCTTGTCAACCAGAAGCTGCTCAATATCGACCCG GAAAAACTTAATGCACATGGTGGAGCTGTGGCTTTGGGACATCCATTGGGCTGCAGTGGAGCTCGCATCCTAATTACATTGCTGGGG GTTATGAGAGAGAAAATTGGCAAGTTTGGGGTTGCTTCAGTCTGCAATGGGGGAGGAGGAGCATCTGCCTTAGTTATGGAGCTCAT GCCATTTACAAGGGTGGTGCGCTCCTCGCTTTAA
- the LOC140004306 gene encoding WEB family protein At5g55860-like, protein MFGFHIRTRSLDSTIPAGSPKPTLGTPRCSNGGSPRTEVGEVDTSAPFQSVKAAVSLFGDAATSPRSNNDDNNKKQPLLARKPKNSSAAADERVLEKESALHLALKQLEDFRARLKCTETTKAQAFRELEKANRTLQELTNKLEIISESKQTAIEETEAAKQRARELEEHKSSRQHLGIDAWKQDVDSERELYKASAAELISAKQELTTLRQDFDRVLEAKLAAFQEAADAQHATQVYRDRLTRISSEITTLRDTLGEVKLATLQAQEEGNKHHEERQARFQSRQTANEQVELKIKSLKEEFDASEILEEKLEETTEAIKLLQEQLQNVRESDMSSLKIATAELDDATRKLREIVQEQNLQRSSVDFLKEELDNVKRDHSELKDKASKAELTAETLQSELERYKALLDAALAGDPQGEYDDMRLKLQQLVSEAENARQGAEEIRKDISLLKQDAETARIAAKEAEERLQVALSEVEAAKEAERHAGEIIHGSSKTDAVQGSTSDLHGKIKLSVEEFESLSKKAEESKSDADLKVATVMAQIESIEASQNEMLKKVESSVKEKEAIEAAIEDALKQAEMAEAAKQVVEGELMRWRQKEQDDVA, encoded by the exons ATGTTCGGATTCCACATACGAACTCGTTCCTTGGATTCTACAATTCCGGCGGGTTCACCGAAACCAACACTGGGAACTCCGAGATGCAGCAATGGAGGCTCTCCAAGAACTGAGGTGGGAGAGGTGGACACCAGCGCTCCATTTCAATCTGTGAAGGCCGCGGTTAGCTTATTCGGGGATGCTGCAACCTCGCCTAGGTCCAACAACGACGACAACAACAAGAAGCAGCCCCTTCTAGCTAGAAAGCCAAAAAATTCCTCTGCCGCTGCTGATGAG AGAGTGCTCGAGAAAGAATCCGCCCTTCACTTGGCCCTCAAGCAACTGGAGGACTTCAGGGCACGACTCAAATGCACAGAAACCACAAAAGCTCAAGCTTTCCGGGAACTCGAGAAAGCCAATAGAACGCTACAGGAACTGACAAACAAGCTCGAAATCATTAGTGAATCCAAGCAAACGGCCATCGAGGAAACAGAAGCTGCAAAGCAAAGAGCCAGGGAGCTCGAGGAGCACAAATCCAGCAGACAACACCTTGGCATCGATGCTTGGAAACAGGACGTCGACAGCGAAAGAGAACTATACAAGGCCTCCGCTGCTGAGCTCATTTCTGCTAAACAAGAGCTTACAACCCTCCGACAGGATTTTGATCGAGTCCTCGAAGCAAAACTGGCTGCATTTCAAGAGGCTGCGGACGCCCAGCACGCCACCCAAGTTTACCGAGACAGGCTAACTCGAATTTCCAGTGAAATCACCACCTTGCGCGATACACTGGGAGAGGTCAAGTTAGCCACGCTCCAGGCGCAAGAAGAAGGAAATAAGCATCACGAAGAAAGGCAGGCTCGCTTCCAATCTCGCCAAACAGCCAACGAACAAGTAGAGCTGAAAATCAAATCCTTGAAAGAAGAATTTGATGCTAGCGAAATTCTCGAGGAAAAGCTCGAAGAAACGACGGAGGCAATCAAGCTTTTGCAAGAACAGCTGCAAAATGTTAGAGAATCAGATATGTCCTCTCTGAAAATCGCCACAGCAGAGCTTGATGATGCTACAAGAAAACTGCGAGAAATTGTGCAGGAACAAAACTTACAGAGAAGCTCAGTAGATTTCCTTAAGGAGGAGCTCGATAATGTCAAGAGGGACCATTCTGAATTGAAGGACAAGGCATCGAAAGCAGAATTAACAGCTGAAACTTTGCAAAGTGAATTGGAGAGATATAAAGCACTGCTCGACGCAGCTCTTGCAGGAGATCCCCAAGGAGAGTACGATGATATGCGCTTAAAACTCCAACAGCTGGTGTCGGAGGCTGAAAATGCTAGGCAGGGAGCAGAAGAGATCAGGAAGGACATCTCATTACTTAAGCAAGATGCTGAAACAGCACGCATTGCAGCCAAGGAAGCAGAGGAAAGGCTACAAGTAGCACTGAGTGAGGTTGAAGCAGCAAAGGAAGCAGAAAGGCACGCAGGCGAAATCATTCATGGTTCATCCAAAACTGATGCTGTCCAAGGCTCAACTTCAGATTTACATGGCAAGATCAAGTTATCTGTTGAGGAGTTCGAGTCTTTGAGCAAGAAAGCTGAGGAATCAAAATCAGATGCTGACCTAAAAGTAGCAACCGTCATGGCTCAGATTGAATCAATTGAAGCAAgtcaaaatgaaatgctcaaaAAGGTGGAGTCCTCTGTGAAAGAAAAAGAGGCAATAGAGGCTGCCATTGAGGATGCTTTAAAACAGGCAGAGATGGCTGAAGCAGCAAAGCAGGTGGTAGAGGGTGAACTCATGAGGTGGCGTCAGAAAGAACAAGACGATGTGGCCTGA
- the LOC140013988 gene encoding uncharacterized protein translates to MHLNFLKSKTSNILVSLTTFLLFLPTATGEMRRADDKAQNLYGSESKPVVAVTSVDHQKGPWGPPSSAHYKGDDDFQMMMMMSSSGGWGSTGGVSEIEEEEEEDEPEYSRRRKVFDFNKSTGGPLDSIREEEDQRQVVGLELEEQCSSRTSTLFSFDFHEGESEDAVYYVALVQGGQQGNGGSKRAADQDSASMDALLWTLNHAATANNDPTTTPLLFLVHVFPEIKHIPTPLGMVPLSQVNPEQKEIYMAQERGKRTQFLDKFLNACSSAAEVKVDTILIESDMEAKAILDLIPILNIRKLVLGTTKAILRKVRSKRSASGVIDQIVKGAPEFCEVKVICEGKETLDFMIRDSPSGTSPSPQAQGTYSDNNHTSQPMHSQRRSSSATDQSFSCGCFKPKVADF, encoded by the exons ATGCATCTAAATTTCCtcaaaagcaaaacaagcaaTATCCTTGTCTCCTTAACtacctttttgcttttcttacCTACTGCTACTG GTGAGATGCGGAGGGCAGATGATAAAGCTCAGAACCTTTATGGATCCGAAAGCAAGCCTGTGGTTGCCGTCACTAGTGTTGACCATCAAAAAGGTCCGTGGGGTCCCCCGTCATCAGCTCATTATAAAGGTGATGATGATTTccagatgatgatgatgatgagcaGCAGCGGTGGATGGGGTAGCACTGGTGGGGTGAGCGAGatcgaagaagaagaagaagaagacgagCCTGAATattcaagaagaagaaaggtaTTTGACTTCAATAAGAGCACGGGGGGTCCCCTGGATAGCATTAGAGAGGAGGAGGATCAACGTCAAGTTGTAGGCTTGGAATTGGAGGAGCAGTGCAGCAGCAGAACTAGTACTCTGTTTTCGTTCGATTTCCACGAGGGGGAATCAGAAGATGCAGTGTACTATGTGGCACTAGTGCAGGGGGGGCAGCAGGGGAATGGGGGCAGCAAGAGGGCCGCCGATCAGGACTCAGCCAGCATGGATGCGCTTTTATGGACGCTCAATCACGCCGCCACCGCCAACAATGATCCAACTACCACTCCTCTGCTCTTTCTAGTCCATGTCTTCCCCGAGATTAAGCACATCCCAACCCCGC TGGGAATGGTGCCACTGAGTCAAGTGAACCCTGAGCAGAAGGAAATTTACATGGCTCAAGAAAGGGGGAAGCGCACACAATTCCTTGACAAGTTTCTCAATGCATGTTCCTCTGCTGCCGAG GTTAAGGTGGACACCATTCTTATTGAGAGTGACATGGAGGCAAAAGCAATATTAGACCTCATTCCCATCCTCAACATAAGAAAACTTGTGCTgggcaccaccaaagccatcctCAG GAAGGTGAGGTCTAAGAGATCAGCGAGTGGGGTGATCGATCAGATAGTAAAAGGTGCACCTGAGTTCTGCGAGGTGAAGGTAATATGTGAGGGAAAGGAGACGCTTGATTTCATGATCAGGGATTCTCCCTCTGGAACCTCTCCCTCTCCACAGGCACAGGGTACCTACTCCGACAACAACCATACTTCCCAGCCTATGCACAGTCAACGACGTTCAAGCAGTGCTACCGATCAATCCTTCAGCTGTGGATGCTTCAAACCCAAGGTAGCTGATTTCTAA
- the LOC140003980 gene encoding serine/threonine-protein kinase D6PKL2-like: MASTTAIRPSAEQRQKPLGDNQNSEMKDCGSLPPHVSKTSKSKSALPKKLPESGKVMTTVTVESLEIKNPSNCNGRGSNNPSIEISHSNNPSADVDRVSRTVGLVLSETGSSSEASGEKEKKASELEITKNSSVSGKLSDGASSLGKTSGSAKTSDRADFVESGKSSMCRDSTSSDVSDESTCSSFSCSVSKPHKANDLRWEAIQGIRTKDAMLGLSHFRLLKRLGCGDIGSVYLAELSGTKCYFAMKVMDKASLASRKKLLRAQTEREILQSLDHPFLPTLYTHFETDKFSCLVMEFCPGGDLHTLRQRQPGKHFSEQAVKFYVAEVLLALEYLHMLGIVYRDLKPENVLVREDGHIMLSDFDLSLRCVVSPTLVKTSSIESDPLRKNPIYCVQPTCMEPACMQPSCVVPTTCFSPRLFSSKSKKDRKPKNEIRSQVSPLPELIAEPTSARSMSFVGTHEYLAPEIIKGEGHGSAVDWWTFGIFLYELLFGKTPFKGSGNRATLFNVVGQPLRFPDSPIVSFAARDLIRGLLVKEPQHRLAYKRGATEIKQHPFFEGVNWALIRCATPPEIPKPVEFERIPVPAASTSEKAAAAADKKGFDNYLEFDFF, translated from the exons ATGGCCTCAACAACTGCCATTAGACCTTCTGCAGAACAGCGACAGAAACCCTTAGGTGATAATCAAAATAGCGAAATGAAGGATTGCGGGTCTCTGCCCCCGCACGTCTCAAAAACAAGCAAATCCAAGTCAGCTTTACCCAAGAAATTACCAGAATCTGGGAAAGTGATGACGACAGTTACTGTAGAatccttggaaataaaaaacCCATCAAATTGCAATGGAAGAGGATCTAATAATCCATCAATAGAAATATCTCATTCAAATAATCCTTCAGCTGATGTTGATCGAGTTTCAAGAACTGTAGGTCTTGTGCTCAGTGAAACTGGAAGCTCATCAGAAGCTTCAGgtgaaaaagagaagaaagcttCTGAGCTTGAAATCACAAAGAACAGTTCCGTCTCTGGAAAACTGAGTGACGGGGCTAGCAGTCTTGGGAAAACCAGTGGGAGTGCTAAAACTAGTGATCGTGCTGATTTTGTTGAGAGTGGTAAGAGCAGTATGTGTAGAGACAGCACTAGCAGTGATGTTAGCGATGAAAGCACTTGCAGCAGTTTCAGTTGCAGCGTCAGCAAACCCCATAAAGCAAATGACTTGAGATGGGAGGCCATCCAAGGAATCCGAACAAAAGATGCTATGTTGGGCTTAAGCCATTTCAGATTGCTGAAAAGGCTGGGTTGTGGAGACATTGGGAGTGTTTACCTTGCGGAGTTGAGTGGAACCAAGTGTTACTTTGCCATGAAAGTAATGGACAAAGCATCTCTGGCAAGTCGTAAGAAGCTTCTTCGTGCTCAGACAGAAAGAGAAATACTACAGTCCCTGGATCATCCGTTCCTTCCAACCCTCTACACGCATTTTGAGACAGATAAATTTTCATGTCTGGTGATGGAATTCTGCCCTGGAGGAGACTTGCACACTCTTCGGCAAAGACAGCCAGGCAAACATTTTTCTGAACAAGCAGTAAA ATTTTATGTGGCAGAGGTCCTCCTAGCTCTGGAGTATCTCCACATGCTTGGGATTGTCTATCGTGACCTCAAGCCAGAAAATGTCCTTGTACGGGAAGATGGACATATAATGCTATCCGATTTTGACCTTTCCCTTCGTTGCGTTGTTAGCCCAACACTAGTTAAGACCTCTTCTATTGAATCAGATCCCCTCCGGAAGAACCCCATTTATTGTGTCCAGCCAACTTGCATGGAACCTGCCTGCATGCAACCATCCTGTGTGGTTCCAACAACTTGCTTCTCTCCTCGCCTCTTTTCCAGCAAGTCCAAGAAGGACCGGAAGCCGAAAAATGAGATCAGGAGCCAAGTCAGCCCGTTGCCAGAGTTGATTGCAGAACCAACTAGTGCACGTTCTATGTCATTTGTAGGGACCCATGAATATTTGGCGCCTGAAATTATCAAAGGCGAGGGTCATGGAAGCGCTGTAGATTGGTGGACTTTTGGGATCTTTCTTTACGAACTTTTGTTTGGTAAAACGCCATTTAAAGGATCTGGAAATCGAGCGACGTTGTTCAATGTTGTGGGACAGCCCCTCAGATTTCCTGATTCACCTATTGTCAGTTTTGCTGCAAGGGATCTTATTAGGGGATTGCTTGTGAAAGAACCACAGCATCGGTTGGCGTACAAAAGAGGCGCAACTGAGATAAAGCAGCACCCTTTCTTTGAAGGAGTTAATTGGGCACTCATCCGCTGTGCTACCCCCCCTGAGATCCCAAAGCCAGTTGAGTTTGAGAGGATACCTGTTCCAGCAGCTTCAACAAGTGAGAAGGCTGCAGCTGCTGCAGATAAAAAAGGCTTTGATAATTACCtggaatttgatttcttttag